A portion of the Juglans microcarpa x Juglans regia isolate MS1-56 chromosome 1D, Jm3101_v1.0, whole genome shotgun sequence genome contains these proteins:
- the LOC121258886 gene encoding 3-oxoacyl-[acyl-carrier-protein] synthase II, chloroplastic-like isoform X2, with product MASSALASPLCTWLVAACASVAFEKDQLTSSSMFHSPKRLSQWARRKKLMSKYITRGGAGFASNLLSCNSGVRNLMSSVLAFELCNEYNSSKGHYSSITFCGDTGFSLFGSKKARNRRQRCINRGANSVSGNTLAVAVRPANGVITEKKQLVKQRRVVVTGMGVVTPIGDNPDVFYDNLLEGVSGISEIQSFDCSPFPTKIAGEIKYFSPDGWVSPKLSKRADKFTLYCLAAGKKALADAGFTEEVLGKLDKNRCGIIIGSALGGMRIFHDAIEALEVSYRKMNPFCIPFATTNIGSAILAMDLGWMGPNYSISTACATSNFCILNASHHIMSGESAKYCYLICGHFQDMILCGGSDAAVLPIGLGGFSACGALSQRNSEPTKASRPWDTKRDGFVIGDGAGVLLLEDLEHAERRGAKIYAEFLGGSVSCDAHHMTEPHPDGTGIVVCIEKALANSGVAKEDVNYINAYASSTPMGDLNEYRALIHCFGKNPELKVNSTKSMTGHLLGASGAVEAVATVKAIQAGWVHPNLNLESPDEGMDMNMLVGPKKEPLDIKVALSNSFGFGGHNSSILFAPYK from the exons ATGGCGTCTTCTGCTTTAGCCTCTCCTCTCTGTACGTGGCTTGTGGCTGCCTGCGCTTCCGTTGCTTTTGAGAAAGACCAGCTTACGAGTTCTTCTATGTTTCACTCTCCAAAGAGACTGAGCCAATGGGCTAGGAGAAAGAAGCTCATGTCAAAATACATTACTCGTGGTGGTGCTGGTTTTGCGAGTAACTTGCTTTCATGTAATTCTGGAGTTCGAAATCTGATGAGTTCTGTCCTCGCTTTCGAGCTGTGCAACGAGTATAATAGTTCTAAAGGGCATTATTCGTCTATAACCTTCTGTGGCGACACCGGGTTTTCACTTTTCGGGTCTAAGAAGGCCAGGAATCGAAGGCAAAGGTGCATAAATCGTGGTGCAAACTCAG TTTCAGGCAATACTCTGGCAGTGGCCGTGAGACCTGCAAATGGGGTCATCACAGAGAAGAAACAGCTTGTAAAGCAGCGGCGGGTTGTCGTGACAGGGATGGGTGTGGTAACCCCTATTGGTGACAATCCAGATGTCTTCTACGATAATCTTCTTGAAGGTGTCAGTGGCATAAGTGAGATACAGAGTTTTGACTGCTCTCCGTTTCCAACG AAAATTGCTGGTGAAATCAAGTATTTCTCGCCAGATGGATGGGTCTCACCAAAACTTTCAAAGAGGGCAGACAAATTCACTCTTTACTGTCTCGCTGCTGGGAAGAAAGCATTAGCAGATGCTGGCTTTACCGAGGAAGTTCTTGGAAAGTTAGACAAAAATAGATGTGGAATTATTATTGGCTCTGCGCTGGGAGGCATGAGG ATTTTTCATGATGCAATAGAAGCACTGGAGGTTTCCTACAGGAAAATGAATCCTTTTTGTATACCTTTTGCGACAACCAATATTGGTTCTGCCATTCTGGCAATGGATTTG GGATGGATGGGTCCAAACTATTCAATCTCTACAGCTTGTGCAACAAGCAACTTTTGTATACTGAATGCCTCCCACCATATTATGAGCGGTGAAAGT GCCAAATACTGCTATCTAATTTGTGGGCATTTCCAGGACATGATACTTTGTGGCGGATCTGATGCAGCAGTTCTTCCAATAG GCTTGGGAGGTTTTTCGGCATGCGGGGCTCTTTCACAAAGAAATAGTGAACCAACCAAAGCCTCCCGCCCTTGGGATACT AAGCGGGACGGGTTTGTTATTGGAGATGGAGCTGGGGTTTTGCTCTTAGAAGACCTAGAACATGCTGAG AGAAGAGGTGCAAAAATCTATGCAGAATTTCTTGGTGGAAGTGTCAGTTGTGATGCCCATCACATGACTGAGCCCCATCCTGATG GGACTGGCATTGTTGTGTGCATAGAGAAGGCCTTGGCTAATTCTGGAGTAGCTAAAGAAGATGTAAATTACATAAATGCATATGCTAGTTCGACACCAATGGGTGATCTGAATGAATACCGAGCCCTAATCCattgttttggaaaaaatccAGAG CTAAAAGTAAACTCTACAAAATCCATGACTGGTCACCTGTTAGGGGCCTCAGGTGCTGTAGAAGCTGTTGCAACAGTCAAG GCAATACAGGCAGGATGGGTGCATCCAAACTTGAATCTCGAAAGTCCTGATGAAGGCATG GACATGAATATGCTTGTCGGCCCGAAGAAAGAACCTTTGGACATAAAGGTGGCACTGTCTAATTCATTTGGCTTTGGAGGACACAATTCATCCATCTTGTTTGCACCTTATAAGTGA
- the LOC121258886 gene encoding 3-oxoacyl-[acyl-carrier-protein] synthase II, chloroplastic-like isoform X3: protein MFLMASSALASPLCTWLVAACASVAFEKDQLTSSSMFHSPKRLSQWARRKKLMSKYITRGGAGFASNLLSCNSGVRNLMSSVLAFELCNEYNSSKGHYSSITFCGDTGFSLFGSKKARNRRQRCINRGANSVSGNTLAVAVRPANGVITEKKQLVKQRRVVVTGMGVVTPIGDNPDVFYDNLLEGVSGISEIQSFDCSPFPTYFSPDGWVSPKLSKRADKFTLYCLAAGKKALADAGFTEEVLGKLDKNRCGIIIGSALGGMRIFHDAIEALEVSYRKMNPFCIPFATTNIGSAILAMDLGWMGPNYSISTACATSNFCILNASHHIMSGESAKYCYLICGHFQDMILCGGSDAAVLPIGLGGFSACGALSQRNSEPTKASRPWDTKRDGFVIGDGAGVLLLEDLEHAERRGAKIYAEFLGGSVSCDAHHMTEPHPDGTGIVVCIEKALANSGVAKEDVNYINAYASSTPMGDLNEYRALIHCFGKNPELKVNSTKSMTGHLLGASGAVEAVATVKAIQAGWVHPNLNLESPDEGMDMNMLVGPKKEPLDIKVALSNSFGFGGHNSSILFAPYK, encoded by the exons ATGTTTCTAATGGCGTCTTCTGCTTTAGCCTCTCCTCTCTGTACGTGGCTTGTGGCTGCCTGCGCTTCCGTTGCTTTTGAGAAAGACCAGCTTACGAGTTCTTCTATGTTTCACTCTCCAAAGAGACTGAGCCAATGGGCTAGGAGAAAGAAGCTCATGTCAAAATACATTACTCGTGGTGGTGCTGGTTTTGCGAGTAACTTGCTTTCATGTAATTCTGGAGTTCGAAATCTGATGAGTTCTGTCCTCGCTTTCGAGCTGTGCAACGAGTATAATAGTTCTAAAGGGCATTATTCGTCTATAACCTTCTGTGGCGACACCGGGTTTTCACTTTTCGGGTCTAAGAAGGCCAGGAATCGAAGGCAAAGGTGCATAAATCGTGGTGCAAACTCAG TTTCAGGCAATACTCTGGCAGTGGCCGTGAGACCTGCAAATGGGGTCATCACAGAGAAGAAACAGCTTGTAAAGCAGCGGCGGGTTGTCGTGACAGGGATGGGTGTGGTAACCCCTATTGGTGACAATCCAGATGTCTTCTACGATAATCTTCTTGAAGGTGTCAGTGGCATAAGTGAGATACAGAGTTTTGACTGCTCTCCGTTTCCAACG TATTTCTCGCCAGATGGATGGGTCTCACCAAAACTTTCAAAGAGGGCAGACAAATTCACTCTTTACTGTCTCGCTGCTGGGAAGAAAGCATTAGCAGATGCTGGCTTTACCGAGGAAGTTCTTGGAAAGTTAGACAAAAATAGATGTGGAATTATTATTGGCTCTGCGCTGGGAGGCATGAGG ATTTTTCATGATGCAATAGAAGCACTGGAGGTTTCCTACAGGAAAATGAATCCTTTTTGTATACCTTTTGCGACAACCAATATTGGTTCTGCCATTCTGGCAATGGATTTG GGATGGATGGGTCCAAACTATTCAATCTCTACAGCTTGTGCAACAAGCAACTTTTGTATACTGAATGCCTCCCACCATATTATGAGCGGTGAAAGT GCCAAATACTGCTATCTAATTTGTGGGCATTTCCAGGACATGATACTTTGTGGCGGATCTGATGCAGCAGTTCTTCCAATAG GCTTGGGAGGTTTTTCGGCATGCGGGGCTCTTTCACAAAGAAATAGTGAACCAACCAAAGCCTCCCGCCCTTGGGATACT AAGCGGGACGGGTTTGTTATTGGAGATGGAGCTGGGGTTTTGCTCTTAGAAGACCTAGAACATGCTGAG AGAAGAGGTGCAAAAATCTATGCAGAATTTCTTGGTGGAAGTGTCAGTTGTGATGCCCATCACATGACTGAGCCCCATCCTGATG GGACTGGCATTGTTGTGTGCATAGAGAAGGCCTTGGCTAATTCTGGAGTAGCTAAAGAAGATGTAAATTACATAAATGCATATGCTAGTTCGACACCAATGGGTGATCTGAATGAATACCGAGCCCTAATCCattgttttggaaaaaatccAGAG CTAAAAGTAAACTCTACAAAATCCATGACTGGTCACCTGTTAGGGGCCTCAGGTGCTGTAGAAGCTGTTGCAACAGTCAAG GCAATACAGGCAGGATGGGTGCATCCAAACTTGAATCTCGAAAGTCCTGATGAAGGCATG GACATGAATATGCTTGTCGGCCCGAAGAAAGAACCTTTGGACATAAAGGTGGCACTGTCTAATTCATTTGGCTTTGGAGGACACAATTCATCCATCTTGTTTGCACCTTATAAGTGA
- the LOC121258886 gene encoding 3-oxoacyl-[acyl-carrier-protein] synthase II, chloroplastic-like isoform X4: protein MFLMASSALASPLCTWLVAACASVAFEKDQLTSSSMFHSPKRLSQWARRKKLMSKYITRGGAGFASNLLSCNSGVRNLMSSVLAFELCNEYNSSKGHYSSITFCGDTGFSLFGSKKARNRRQRCINRGANSVSGNTLAVAVRPANGVITEKKQLVKQRRVVVTGMGVVTPIGDNPDVFYDNLLEGVSGISEIQSFDCSPFPTKIAGEIKYFSPDGWVSPKLSKRADKFTLYCLAAGKKALADAGFTEEVLGKLDKNRCGIIIGSALGGMRIFHDAIEALEVSYRKMNPFCIPFATTNIGSAILAMDLGWMGPNYSISTACATSNFCILNASHHIMSGESDMILCGGSDAAVLPIGLGGFSACGALSQRNSEPTKASRPWDTKRDGFVIGDGAGVLLLEDLEHAERRGAKIYAEFLGGSVSCDAHHMTEPHPDGTGIVVCIEKALANSGVAKEDVNYINAYASSTPMGDLNEYRALIHCFGKNPELKVNSTKSMTGHLLGASGAVEAVATVKAIQAGWVHPNLNLESPDEGMDMNMLVGPKKEPLDIKVALSNSFGFGGHNSSILFAPYK from the exons ATGTTTCTAATGGCGTCTTCTGCTTTAGCCTCTCCTCTCTGTACGTGGCTTGTGGCTGCCTGCGCTTCCGTTGCTTTTGAGAAAGACCAGCTTACGAGTTCTTCTATGTTTCACTCTCCAAAGAGACTGAGCCAATGGGCTAGGAGAAAGAAGCTCATGTCAAAATACATTACTCGTGGTGGTGCTGGTTTTGCGAGTAACTTGCTTTCATGTAATTCTGGAGTTCGAAATCTGATGAGTTCTGTCCTCGCTTTCGAGCTGTGCAACGAGTATAATAGTTCTAAAGGGCATTATTCGTCTATAACCTTCTGTGGCGACACCGGGTTTTCACTTTTCGGGTCTAAGAAGGCCAGGAATCGAAGGCAAAGGTGCATAAATCGTGGTGCAAACTCAG TTTCAGGCAATACTCTGGCAGTGGCCGTGAGACCTGCAAATGGGGTCATCACAGAGAAGAAACAGCTTGTAAAGCAGCGGCGGGTTGTCGTGACAGGGATGGGTGTGGTAACCCCTATTGGTGACAATCCAGATGTCTTCTACGATAATCTTCTTGAAGGTGTCAGTGGCATAAGTGAGATACAGAGTTTTGACTGCTCTCCGTTTCCAACG AAAATTGCTGGTGAAATCAAGTATTTCTCGCCAGATGGATGGGTCTCACCAAAACTTTCAAAGAGGGCAGACAAATTCACTCTTTACTGTCTCGCTGCTGGGAAGAAAGCATTAGCAGATGCTGGCTTTACCGAGGAAGTTCTTGGAAAGTTAGACAAAAATAGATGTGGAATTATTATTGGCTCTGCGCTGGGAGGCATGAGG ATTTTTCATGATGCAATAGAAGCACTGGAGGTTTCCTACAGGAAAATGAATCCTTTTTGTATACCTTTTGCGACAACCAATATTGGTTCTGCCATTCTGGCAATGGATTTG GGATGGATGGGTCCAAACTATTCAATCTCTACAGCTTGTGCAACAAGCAACTTTTGTATACTGAATGCCTCCCACCATATTATGAGCGGTGAAAGT GACATGATACTTTGTGGCGGATCTGATGCAGCAGTTCTTCCAATAG GCTTGGGAGGTTTTTCGGCATGCGGGGCTCTTTCACAAAGAAATAGTGAACCAACCAAAGCCTCCCGCCCTTGGGATACT AAGCGGGACGGGTTTGTTATTGGAGATGGAGCTGGGGTTTTGCTCTTAGAAGACCTAGAACATGCTGAG AGAAGAGGTGCAAAAATCTATGCAGAATTTCTTGGTGGAAGTGTCAGTTGTGATGCCCATCACATGACTGAGCCCCATCCTGATG GGACTGGCATTGTTGTGTGCATAGAGAAGGCCTTGGCTAATTCTGGAGTAGCTAAAGAAGATGTAAATTACATAAATGCATATGCTAGTTCGACACCAATGGGTGATCTGAATGAATACCGAGCCCTAATCCattgttttggaaaaaatccAGAG CTAAAAGTAAACTCTACAAAATCCATGACTGGTCACCTGTTAGGGGCCTCAGGTGCTGTAGAAGCTGTTGCAACAGTCAAG GCAATACAGGCAGGATGGGTGCATCCAAACTTGAATCTCGAAAGTCCTGATGAAGGCATG GACATGAATATGCTTGTCGGCCCGAAGAAAGAACCTTTGGACATAAAGGTGGCACTGTCTAATTCATTTGGCTTTGGAGGACACAATTCATCCATCTTGTTTGCACCTTATAAGTGA
- the LOC121258886 gene encoding 3-oxoacyl-[acyl-carrier-protein] synthase II, chloroplastic-like isoform X5, which translates to MFLMASSALASPLCTWLVAACASVAFEKDQLTSSSMFHSPKRLSQWARRKKLMSKYITRGGAGFASNLLSCNSGVRNLMSSVLAFELCNEYNSSKGHYSSITFCGDTGFSLFGSKKARNRRQRCINRGANSVSGNTLAVAVRPANGVITEKKQLVKQRRVVVTGMGVVTPIGDNPDVFYDNLLEGVSGISEIQSFDCSPFPTKIAGEIKYFSPDGWVSPKLSKRADKFTLYCLAAGKKALADAGFTEEVLGKLDKNRCGIIIGSALGGMRIFHDAIEALEVSYRKMNPFCIPFATTNIGSAILAMDLGWMGPNYSISTACATSNFCILNASHHIMSGESKRDGFVIGDGAGVLLLEDLEHAERRGAKIYAEFLGGSVSCDAHHMTEPHPDGTGIVVCIEKALANSGVAKEDVNYINAYASSTPMGDLNEYRALIHCFGKNPELKVNSTKSMTGHLLGASGAVEAVATVKAIQAGWVHPNLNLESPDEGMDMNMLVGPKKEPLDIKVALSNSFGFGGHNSSILFAPYK; encoded by the exons ATGTTTCTAATGGCGTCTTCTGCTTTAGCCTCTCCTCTCTGTACGTGGCTTGTGGCTGCCTGCGCTTCCGTTGCTTTTGAGAAAGACCAGCTTACGAGTTCTTCTATGTTTCACTCTCCAAAGAGACTGAGCCAATGGGCTAGGAGAAAGAAGCTCATGTCAAAATACATTACTCGTGGTGGTGCTGGTTTTGCGAGTAACTTGCTTTCATGTAATTCTGGAGTTCGAAATCTGATGAGTTCTGTCCTCGCTTTCGAGCTGTGCAACGAGTATAATAGTTCTAAAGGGCATTATTCGTCTATAACCTTCTGTGGCGACACCGGGTTTTCACTTTTCGGGTCTAAGAAGGCCAGGAATCGAAGGCAAAGGTGCATAAATCGTGGTGCAAACTCAG TTTCAGGCAATACTCTGGCAGTGGCCGTGAGACCTGCAAATGGGGTCATCACAGAGAAGAAACAGCTTGTAAAGCAGCGGCGGGTTGTCGTGACAGGGATGGGTGTGGTAACCCCTATTGGTGACAATCCAGATGTCTTCTACGATAATCTTCTTGAAGGTGTCAGTGGCATAAGTGAGATACAGAGTTTTGACTGCTCTCCGTTTCCAACG AAAATTGCTGGTGAAATCAAGTATTTCTCGCCAGATGGATGGGTCTCACCAAAACTTTCAAAGAGGGCAGACAAATTCACTCTTTACTGTCTCGCTGCTGGGAAGAAAGCATTAGCAGATGCTGGCTTTACCGAGGAAGTTCTTGGAAAGTTAGACAAAAATAGATGTGGAATTATTATTGGCTCTGCGCTGGGAGGCATGAGG ATTTTTCATGATGCAATAGAAGCACTGGAGGTTTCCTACAGGAAAATGAATCCTTTTTGTATACCTTTTGCGACAACCAATATTGGTTCTGCCATTCTGGCAATGGATTTG GGATGGATGGGTCCAAACTATTCAATCTCTACAGCTTGTGCAACAAGCAACTTTTGTATACTGAATGCCTCCCACCATATTATGAGCGGTGAAAGT AAGCGGGACGGGTTTGTTATTGGAGATGGAGCTGGGGTTTTGCTCTTAGAAGACCTAGAACATGCTGAG AGAAGAGGTGCAAAAATCTATGCAGAATTTCTTGGTGGAAGTGTCAGTTGTGATGCCCATCACATGACTGAGCCCCATCCTGATG GGACTGGCATTGTTGTGTGCATAGAGAAGGCCTTGGCTAATTCTGGAGTAGCTAAAGAAGATGTAAATTACATAAATGCATATGCTAGTTCGACACCAATGGGTGATCTGAATGAATACCGAGCCCTAATCCattgttttggaaaaaatccAGAG CTAAAAGTAAACTCTACAAAATCCATGACTGGTCACCTGTTAGGGGCCTCAGGTGCTGTAGAAGCTGTTGCAACAGTCAAG GCAATACAGGCAGGATGGGTGCATCCAAACTTGAATCTCGAAAGTCCTGATGAAGGCATG GACATGAATATGCTTGTCGGCCCGAAGAAAGAACCTTTGGACATAAAGGTGGCACTGTCTAATTCATTTGGCTTTGGAGGACACAATTCATCCATCTTGTTTGCACCTTATAAGTGA
- the LOC121258886 gene encoding 3-oxoacyl-[acyl-carrier-protein] synthase II, chloroplastic-like isoform X1, whose product MFLMASSALASPLCTWLVAACASVAFEKDQLTSSSMFHSPKRLSQWARRKKLMSKYITRGGAGFASNLLSCNSGVRNLMSSVLAFELCNEYNSSKGHYSSITFCGDTGFSLFGSKKARNRRQRCINRGANSVSGNTLAVAVRPANGVITEKKQLVKQRRVVVTGMGVVTPIGDNPDVFYDNLLEGVSGISEIQSFDCSPFPTKIAGEIKYFSPDGWVSPKLSKRADKFTLYCLAAGKKALADAGFTEEVLGKLDKNRCGIIIGSALGGMRIFHDAIEALEVSYRKMNPFCIPFATTNIGSAILAMDLGWMGPNYSISTACATSNFCILNASHHIMSGESAKYCYLICGHFQDMILCGGSDAAVLPIGLGGFSACGALSQRNSEPTKASRPWDTKRDGFVIGDGAGVLLLEDLEHAERRGAKIYAEFLGGSVSCDAHHMTEPHPDGTGIVVCIEKALANSGVAKEDVNYINAYASSTPMGDLNEYRALIHCFGKNPELKVNSTKSMTGHLLGASGAVEAVATVKAIQAGWVHPNLNLESPDEGMDMNMLVGPKKEPLDIKVALSNSFGFGGHNSSILFAPYK is encoded by the exons ATGTTTCTAATGGCGTCTTCTGCTTTAGCCTCTCCTCTCTGTACGTGGCTTGTGGCTGCCTGCGCTTCCGTTGCTTTTGAGAAAGACCAGCTTACGAGTTCTTCTATGTTTCACTCTCCAAAGAGACTGAGCCAATGGGCTAGGAGAAAGAAGCTCATGTCAAAATACATTACTCGTGGTGGTGCTGGTTTTGCGAGTAACTTGCTTTCATGTAATTCTGGAGTTCGAAATCTGATGAGTTCTGTCCTCGCTTTCGAGCTGTGCAACGAGTATAATAGTTCTAAAGGGCATTATTCGTCTATAACCTTCTGTGGCGACACCGGGTTTTCACTTTTCGGGTCTAAGAAGGCCAGGAATCGAAGGCAAAGGTGCATAAATCGTGGTGCAAACTCAG TTTCAGGCAATACTCTGGCAGTGGCCGTGAGACCTGCAAATGGGGTCATCACAGAGAAGAAACAGCTTGTAAAGCAGCGGCGGGTTGTCGTGACAGGGATGGGTGTGGTAACCCCTATTGGTGACAATCCAGATGTCTTCTACGATAATCTTCTTGAAGGTGTCAGTGGCATAAGTGAGATACAGAGTTTTGACTGCTCTCCGTTTCCAACG AAAATTGCTGGTGAAATCAAGTATTTCTCGCCAGATGGATGGGTCTCACCAAAACTTTCAAAGAGGGCAGACAAATTCACTCTTTACTGTCTCGCTGCTGGGAAGAAAGCATTAGCAGATGCTGGCTTTACCGAGGAAGTTCTTGGAAAGTTAGACAAAAATAGATGTGGAATTATTATTGGCTCTGCGCTGGGAGGCATGAGG ATTTTTCATGATGCAATAGAAGCACTGGAGGTTTCCTACAGGAAAATGAATCCTTTTTGTATACCTTTTGCGACAACCAATATTGGTTCTGCCATTCTGGCAATGGATTTG GGATGGATGGGTCCAAACTATTCAATCTCTACAGCTTGTGCAACAAGCAACTTTTGTATACTGAATGCCTCCCACCATATTATGAGCGGTGAAAGT GCCAAATACTGCTATCTAATTTGTGGGCATTTCCAGGACATGATACTTTGTGGCGGATCTGATGCAGCAGTTCTTCCAATAG GCTTGGGAGGTTTTTCGGCATGCGGGGCTCTTTCACAAAGAAATAGTGAACCAACCAAAGCCTCCCGCCCTTGGGATACT AAGCGGGACGGGTTTGTTATTGGAGATGGAGCTGGGGTTTTGCTCTTAGAAGACCTAGAACATGCTGAG AGAAGAGGTGCAAAAATCTATGCAGAATTTCTTGGTGGAAGTGTCAGTTGTGATGCCCATCACATGACTGAGCCCCATCCTGATG GGACTGGCATTGTTGTGTGCATAGAGAAGGCCTTGGCTAATTCTGGAGTAGCTAAAGAAGATGTAAATTACATAAATGCATATGCTAGTTCGACACCAATGGGTGATCTGAATGAATACCGAGCCCTAATCCattgttttggaaaaaatccAGAG CTAAAAGTAAACTCTACAAAATCCATGACTGGTCACCTGTTAGGGGCCTCAGGTGCTGTAGAAGCTGTTGCAACAGTCAAG GCAATACAGGCAGGATGGGTGCATCCAAACTTGAATCTCGAAAGTCCTGATGAAGGCATG GACATGAATATGCTTGTCGGCCCGAAGAAAGAACCTTTGGACATAAAGGTGGCACTGTCTAATTCATTTGGCTTTGGAGGACACAATTCATCCATCTTGTTTGCACCTTATAAGTGA